From Candidatus Sericytochromatia bacterium, a single genomic window includes:
- a CDS encoding phosphatidylserine/phosphatidylglycerophosphate/cardiolipin synthase family protein yields MPRTTRQVLSLALICGLLLAGCSHPSSPHRSLAPQAGGSPTGEMEAQRAALGELQGVLAGPPVTVAQSGLSQATFEGLDQDRDGRLSRGEKLQVFQDVWRSMSAIAAARRPVEGVESRPLPLAPGDYQVAHPLAFAPTQADVFIDAGQILPAVFQTIQQAQKSVWMDLFLLGGNEGRKLAELLVNKGREGLDIRILHDPGYGLAGSAHQQIVPVVRYLLANGISVKSYPIGYLPRRAGHPLANRFQIDHNKFVIVDQRVAMLGTMNLIDLGVMNHDVYLRVTGAAAAELAGIHAATWGLRGSLPPTFPAEPTPKPSKTPKTPSFFGLLDVPANVSNGQARVTKTDIDIQDTKKVLIEAIQGAKRSVHVAIFEFGDVEVAQALVAAYKRNVDVRVLADKNANYHKYLDAFKSLKLYGTPNLLTANILRDAGVPIKWYVPQVEDQELHMKLALIDGERALVGSTNYTYQAFRTFRETNLDLLSPSVSSELEAMFERDWTQRGTPVVKPDFYERCIIAAVRAFDRFHLSWW; encoded by the coding sequence ACGGGCCGCGCTGGGTGAACTGCAGGGAGTGTTGGCAGGGCCTCCCGTCACCGTCGCACAGAGCGGTCTGAGTCAGGCGACTTTTGAGGGACTCGACCAAGACAGAGACGGTCGCCTCTCTCGCGGCGAGAAACTGCAGGTCTTCCAGGATGTGTGGCGCTCGATGTCAGCCATCGCGGCAGCCCGCAGGCCGGTTGAAGGGGTCGAAAGTCGTCCCTTACCGCTGGCCCCAGGAGATTATCAGGTGGCCCATCCACTGGCGTTCGCCCCTACCCAGGCCGATGTTTTCATCGATGCCGGGCAAATCCTCCCCGCCGTCTTCCAAACGATCCAGCAAGCCCAGAAATCGGTCTGGATGGACCTTTTCCTGCTCGGCGGCAACGAGGGGCGCAAATTGGCCGAGTTGCTCGTGAACAAGGGACGAGAAGGACTCGATATCCGCATTCTGCACGACCCCGGCTACGGACTGGCCGGCTCAGCCCACCAGCAGATCGTGCCCGTCGTCCGCTACCTGTTGGCCAACGGCATCTCGGTCAAGAGTTACCCGATCGGCTATCTCCCCCGGCGCGCGGGGCATCCCCTGGCCAACCGCTTCCAGATCGACCACAACAAGTTCGTGATCGTGGACCAGCGGGTGGCCATGCTGGGCACGATGAACCTGATAGACCTCGGGGTGATGAACCACGATGTCTATCTCCGGGTCACGGGTGCCGCCGCCGCCGAACTGGCGGGCATTCATGCGGCCACCTGGGGGCTGCGCGGAAGTCTGCCGCCCACCTTTCCTGCCGAACCGACCCCGAAGCCCAGCAAAACCCCCAAAACCCCTTCATTTTTTGGGCTCCTGGACGTGCCCGCAAACGTATCCAACGGACAGGCGCGCGTGACCAAGACAGACATCGATATCCAGGACACCAAGAAAGTCCTGATTGAAGCCATCCAGGGCGCCAAACGCAGCGTGCATGTGGCCATCTTTGAGTTTGGGGATGTGGAGGTGGCGCAGGCCTTGGTCGCAGCCTACAAACGCAACGTGGATGTGCGGGTACTGGCAGATAAGAACGCTAACTACCACAAGTACCTGGATGCCTTCAAAAGCTTGAAACTGTACGGCACTCCGAACCTGTTGACGGCCAATATCCTGAGAGATGCGGGAGTCCCCATCAAATGGTACGTGCCCCAGGTGGAAGACCAGGAGTTACATATGAAACTGGCGCTGATCGACGGAGAGCGGGCGCTGGTGGGCTCGACCAACTACACCTATCAGGCGTTCCGCACCTTCCGCGAAACCAACCTCGACCTGCTGAGTCCCTCGGTGTCCAGTGAACTGGAAGCCATGTTTGAGCGAGACTGGACCCAGCGAGGCACCCCAGTGGTCAAACCCGATTTCTATGAACGCTGCATCATCGCGGCCGTGAGGGCCTTCGACCGGTTCCACCTGAGTTGGTGGTGA